The following proteins are co-located in the Rippkaea orientalis PCC 8801 genome:
- a CDS encoding lipopolysaccharide assembly protein LapA domain-containing protein, whose protein sequence is MKALTNLITAIIIAFWLGAIAIFSIQNITAISLQFLAWESIKIPVGILLSFSVAGGIILGTLLVPLLRISQPRRRKRSLRNNQELDEFEF, encoded by the coding sequence ATGAAAGCTTTAACCAATTTAATAACCGCTATCATTATTGCTTTTTGGTTAGGGGCGATCGCTATTTTTTCAATTCAAAATATTACCGCTATTTCCCTTCAATTTTTAGCTTGGGAATCCATTAAAATTCCTGTTGGTATATTACTGTCTTTTTCGGTTGCCGGAGGCATAATCTTGGGTACGTTACTTGTCCCTTTACTGCGAATTTCCCAACCGCGACGCAGAAAACGTTCTCTGAGAAATAATCAGGAGTTGGATGAATTTGAGTTTTGA